Proteins from a genomic interval of Synechococcus sp. A15-28:
- a CDS encoding phycobilisome rod-core linker polypeptide: MTEPTTLASQPNVDTSHAAVVVQQTYRQVFGNRHLMELDVNSSIEALFMNGDLTVQGFVMALAQSDTYKKLFFETNSPYQFVELNFKHLLGRPPHDQVELMNHVRLLQDEGFEAEIASYVYSEEYLSAFGVDQIPYNRASESMVGGRTLNYTRSRVVDAGYAGYDSAERQSKLLQSLCSGNSPDVVDRKSVGNANSLTINWTSRRQVGANRRAVQKSVVNQTSMSATIRSILSQGGKILSIAKA; this comes from the coding sequence ATGACTGAGCCCACAACTCTTGCTTCACAACCCAACGTTGATACCAGTCATGCTGCTGTGGTCGTTCAACAAACGTATCGCCAGGTCTTCGGAAACCGACACCTGATGGAGCTTGATGTCAATAGCTCCATCGAGGCACTATTCATGAATGGTGATCTCACCGTCCAGGGTTTTGTCATGGCCCTCGCGCAGTCTGACACCTACAAAAAACTGTTCTTTGAGACCAATAGTCCCTATCAGTTTGTTGAACTTAATTTCAAGCACCTTCTTGGCCGACCTCCTCATGATCAGGTCGAGCTAATGAATCACGTGAGACTGCTGCAAGACGAAGGATTTGAAGCCGAGATAGCAAGCTATGTCTACAGCGAAGAATATCTTTCAGCCTTCGGAGTCGATCAGATCCCATACAACCGCGCCTCAGAAAGCATGGTTGGAGGACGAACCCTGAACTACACCCGATCAAGAGTTGTTGATGCAGGTTACGCCGGATACGACAGTGCTGAGCGCCAGTCCAAGTTGCTGCAAAGCCTGTGCTCAGGCAACTCACCAGACGTGGTTGATCGCAAGAGTGTCGGAAACGCCAACTCCTTAACGATCAATTGGACGTCACGCCGCCAGGTTGGAGCCAATCGGCGCGCTGTACAGAAATCGGTGGTCAATCAGACATCCATGTCGGCAACGATTCGCTCGATCCTGTCCCAAGGCGGAAAGATCCTTTCTATTGCGAAGGCTTAA
- a CDS encoding phycobiliprotein lyase, giving the protein MTIEQFVAQSVGQWRSMRSGHSLAFQQFEDVLSEVSIESIEKDDSAVQDLLSTATSHQGHSSDIVAPFRMEWSAESDWEPEDPSQVSSGSCLIIPLKKNDYSGILIRSVGYAESELAESTYQFLDDGTFLLTTHYEQSIAEERIWFVSDNVRCRSSVLKTSAGSGVLQTSFASEVRRVKA; this is encoded by the coding sequence ATGACGATTGAGCAATTTGTTGCTCAAAGTGTGGGTCAATGGCGGTCCATGAGATCTGGCCATTCTCTCGCTTTTCAACAATTTGAAGACGTTCTTAGCGAAGTAAGCATTGAATCCATCGAGAAAGACGATTCTGCTGTTCAAGATTTACTCTCAACCGCAACTTCTCATCAAGGACATAGCTCCGACATAGTCGCGCCATTCAGGATGGAATGGTCAGCTGAAAGTGACTGGGAGCCCGAAGATCCATCTCAAGTTTCATCAGGCTCGTGCCTGATCATCCCACTGAAAAAAAATGATTATTCTGGCATCTTGATCAGAAGTGTGGGGTATGCCGAATCAGAATTAGCAGAGTCGACATACCAGTTCTTAGATGATGGCACATTCTTACTTACAACTCACTATGAACAATCAATAGCAGAGGAAAGAATCTGGTTTGTTTCAGACAATGTTCGGTGCAGATCATCTGTGTTGAAGACATCTGCAGGCTCAGGAGTTCTGCAAACTTCATTTGCCTCTGAAGTCAGACGAGTCAAGGCCTAG
- a CDS encoding chromophore lyase CpcT/CpeT produces MRNYSAIADFAKTLAGTFDNINQAQENPKDFARIKIFFRPLPWRIFRGPGFYSEQCYDYAPWDPYRQGIHRLVLDQNLFVMENFAFDNPRRLAGAGCNPELLDDLHSESLKRRCGCAMHFRSISPGHYVGNVEPGKSCLIPRDGKLTYLVSEVEVNQTSWISRDRGFDPENNAQVWGSEHGMLRFKKITSFSKEITNEWLELKT; encoded by the coding sequence ATGAGAAATTATTCAGCGATTGCAGACTTTGCCAAGACTCTTGCAGGCACGTTCGATAACATTAATCAGGCACAAGAAAATCCAAAGGATTTCGCACGAATCAAAATTTTTTTTCGACCATTACCATGGCGCATCTTTAGAGGACCAGGTTTTTATTCTGAGCAATGCTATGACTATGCTCCGTGGGATCCCTACCGGCAAGGGATACATCGGCTAGTACTAGATCAGAACTTGTTTGTAATGGAGAATTTTGCCTTTGATAATCCTCGCCGACTTGCTGGCGCTGGATGTAATCCCGAACTTTTGGACGATCTGCATTCAGAATCATTGAAGAGGCGCTGCGGCTGTGCCATGCATTTCCGATCCATATCTCCTGGACACTACGTTGGCAATGTTGAACCCGGGAAAAGTTGTCTAATTCCAAGGGACGGAAAATTGACTTATCTCGTCAGTGAAGTTGAAGTCAATCAAACCTCCTGGATTAGTCGGGATCGTGGATTTGACCCAGAGAACAATGCGCAAGTCTGGGGATCAGAGCACGGCATGCTGCGATTCAAAAAAATCACAAGTTTTTCAAAGGAAATCACTAACGAGTGGCTCGAGCTTAAAACCTGA
- a CDS encoding CpeR family transcriptional regulator, whose translation MVDYDKQMKTWIRSQHLICVGSDFIFETVDQTQLDKFETCIRAMGGRIRTVKAVGNWPMGPRRSFKILQATASVPRPGGEALVTYWAKKGSKTTRYSEISS comes from the coding sequence ATGGTTGATTATGATAAACAAATGAAAACGTGGATACGTTCACAACATTTAATCTGTGTTGGAAGTGATTTTATTTTTGAAACTGTTGATCAAACTCAATTAGACAAGTTCGAGACTTGCATTAGAGCCATGGGAGGGAGAATTAGAACTGTAAAAGCCGTTGGAAACTGGCCAATGGGGCCTAGACGATCATTCAAGATCCTGCAAGCAACTGCAAGTGTTCCACGACCCGGCGGCGAGGCTTTAGTGACCTACTGGGCCAAAAAGGGAAGCAAAACAACAAGGTACTCTGAGATATCTTCTTGA
- a CDS encoding Nif11-like leader peptide family natural product precursor — MTDSSSNVKQDLSLESFITMVRQDPDLKAEIKAALNQDDVIAIAASKGYEFDSLTILRRWSKHTDFTQDTWMGWFDE; from the coding sequence ATGACGGATTCCTCCTCTAACGTAAAGCAAGATTTATCTTTGGAATCATTCATTACAATGGTTCGTCAGGATCCTGATCTCAAAGCTGAAATTAAGGCAGCTCTCAATCAAGATGATGTGATCGCAATCGCTGCATCTAAGGGATATGAATTTGATTCCTTGACTATATTAAGAAGGTGGAGCAAGCACACTGACTTTACTCAGGATACCTGGATGGGATGGTTTGATGAATGA
- a CDS encoding Nif11-like leader peptide family natural product precursor, translating into MNTLPINEFIQAVVYDHSIATGLKACKTDQDIVDYAASKGFIFSPSEWQLHLSLDRKTLSDSELAKILVVPVEHWSWAFRKVALWRAMLMDGV; encoded by the coding sequence ATGAATACTCTTCCGATTAACGAATTTATCCAGGCGGTTGTGTATGACCATTCAATCGCCACTGGTTTGAAGGCTTGTAAGACTGACCAGGATATTGTTGATTATGCAGCTTCCAAGGGATTTATTTTTTCACCAAGTGAATGGCAGCTACATCTTTCTTTGGATCGTAAGACTTTGAGTGATTCAGAATTGGCAAAGATTCTTGTCGTACCTGTTGAGCATTGGTCCTGGGCATTTCGGAAGGTTGCCTTATGGCGTGCCATGCTGATGGATGGAGTTTGA
- a CDS encoding HEAT repeat domain-containing protein, with the protein MAERFDNLVEGLTEDRAMSVILADPETLDRPVDKYMAATRLGASDTEESLDVLIKAAELSPEHLFDRITRRKAIDALGRRKSTRALPTLFRSLSCTDEAAVINAVDAITKIGAPLTESNQGSLIKALDGEDIQKRAVIQAFCRLEINKAEEAIRPLANDQNPLVCGAAKAYLARVHKETSGLDDLVPQLIDPIAGRRRSAVIDLGDAGDVTRLEALVAAPVSMSLRARSAFQLVDPNKTCHVPDEYSELITQLLQDNPQHLKLRQEWVCPVDAIEIENNLQHRDEARQYGGALSLMNMDKRSRMELINEIKQKLWSDYVTHYYLTSVISLQGLSERSDLICLALAETIPQYTKSRIAAAWGCLRLRLTDQKPLLEELSVSANWLPLKWTCRQVLKQLS; encoded by the coding sequence ATGGCAGAGCGTTTCGACAACTTGGTTGAAGGATTAACAGAAGATCGTGCCATGTCTGTGATTCTGGCCGACCCAGAGACATTGGATCGACCTGTCGACAAATATATGGCTGCGACGAGGTTGGGAGCTAGCGACACTGAGGAATCCCTTGATGTTCTCATTAAGGCAGCAGAATTAAGTCCGGAACATCTGTTTGACCGAATCACACGACGAAAAGCCATTGATGCTCTAGGCCGCAGAAAAAGCACTAGGGCATTACCTACTCTGTTTCGCTCACTGTCTTGCACAGATGAGGCTGCAGTCATTAACGCTGTTGACGCCATCACAAAAATTGGTGCACCACTAACAGAAAGCAATCAGGGAAGCTTGATCAAGGCACTCGATGGGGAAGATATCCAAAAGCGAGCAGTCATCCAGGCCTTTTGCAGGCTGGAAATCAATAAGGCAGAAGAGGCAATACGCCCACTCGCGAACGATCAGAATCCGCTCGTCTGCGGTGCAGCTAAAGCATATTTAGCAAGAGTGCACAAAGAGACCTCCGGTCTAGATGATCTGGTTCCCCAGCTGATCGATCCCATCGCTGGTCGACGCCGATCCGCCGTCATTGACCTTGGCGATGCTGGTGATGTCACAAGATTGGAGGCACTGGTTGCGGCACCTGTGTCCATGTCATTACGGGCAAGAAGCGCTTTCCAGCTCGTCGATCCCAACAAAACATGTCACGTTCCTGATGAATATTCAGAATTAATAACGCAACTTTTGCAAGACAACCCACAACATTTAAAGCTCAGACAAGAGTGGGTCTGCCCTGTTGACGCAATTGAAATCGAAAACAATCTTCAACACCGAGACGAAGCACGTCAATACGGTGGGGCTTTGAGCCTAATGAATATGGACAAACGAAGCAGAATGGAATTAATTAATGAAATTAAACAAAAATTATGGAGCGACTATGTTACTCACTATTACTTAACGTCAGTCATCAGCCTTCAAGGCTTGTCCGAAAGGAGTGACTTGATCTGCCTAGCTCTGGCCGAAACGATCCCTCAGTACACAAAATCGAGGATTGCAGCAGCCTGGGGTTGCCTGAGATTGAGACTGACTGATCAGAAGCCCCTCCTAGAGGAGCTTTCAGTCTCAGCTAACTGGCTACCACTGAAGTGGACCTGCAGGCAGGTACTTAAACAGTTGTCATGA
- a CDS encoding C-phycoerythrin class 2 subunit beta gives MLDAFSRAAVSADSSGSFIGGGELASLKSFIADGNKRLDAVNAITSNASCIVSDAVAGICCENTGLTAPNGGVYTNRKMAACLRDGEIVLRYVSYALLAGDASVLQDRCLNGLRETYAALGVPTGSASRAVAIMKAAAGALITNTNSQPKKMPVTTGDCSNIAGEAASYFDMVISAIS, from the coding sequence ATGCTCGACGCATTCTCCAGGGCAGCTGTCTCAGCCGATTCCAGCGGCTCTTTCATCGGCGGCGGCGAACTGGCCTCTCTGAAGTCCTTCATTGCCGATGGCAACAAGCGCCTCGACGCTGTTAACGCCATCACTTCCAACGCTAGCTGCATCGTTTCTGACGCCGTTGCAGGCATCTGCTGCGAGAACACCGGTCTGACCGCCCCCAACGGTGGCGTTTACACCAACCGCAAGATGGCTGCTTGCCTGCGCGATGGTGAGATCGTTCTGCGTTACGTCTCCTACGCCCTGCTGGCTGGTGATGCTTCTGTTCTCCAGGACCGCTGCCTGAACGGACTGCGTGAAACCTACGCTGCACTGGGTGTTCCTACAGGTTCCGCCTCCCGTGCCGTGGCCATCATGAAGGCCGCTGCTGGTGCCCTGATCACCAACACCAACAGCCAGCCCAAAAAGATGCCTGTGACCACTGGAGATTGCTCCAACATCGCCGGCGAAGCTGCCAGCTATTTCGACATGGTGATCAGCGCTATCAGCTGA
- the mpeA gene encoding class 2 C-phycoerythrin subunit alpha has product MKSVITTVVGAADSASRFPSASDMESVQGSIQRAAARLEAAEKLAGNYDQVAQEAVDAVYNQYPNGATGRQPRKCATEGKEKCKRDFVHYLRLINYCLVTGGTGPLDELAINGQKEVYKALSIDAGTYVAGFSHLRSRGCAPRDMSAQALTAYNQLLDYVINSLG; this is encoded by the coding sequence ATGAAGTCCGTCATCACCACCGTCGTCGGCGCAGCCGACAGCGCTTCCCGCTTCCCCTCTGCCTCCGACATGGAGTCCGTCCAGGGCTCCATCCAGCGTGCTGCTGCTCGTCTGGAAGCTGCTGAGAAACTGGCCGGTAACTACGACCAAGTTGCTCAGGAAGCTGTCGATGCTGTGTACAACCAGTACCCCAACGGAGCTACCGGCCGTCAGCCCCGCAAGTGCGCCACCGAAGGCAAAGAGAAGTGCAAGCGTGACTTCGTTCACTACCTGCGCCTGATCAACTACTGCCTGGTCACCGGCGGCACCGGCCCCCTGGATGAGCTAGCCATCAACGGTCAGAAGGAAGTGTACAAAGCACTCAGCATCGACGCTGGAACCTACGTTGCTGGTTTCTCCCACCTGCGTTCCCGCGGTTGCGCTCCTCGCGACATGAGTGCTCAAGCACTGACCGCTTACAACCAGCTGCTCGACTACGTTATCAACTCCCTGGGCTGA